ACGCAGCAGAGCGTTTGAACAGATGTGTTCACTCGTCCATACCTTGTATTCAAGGTCGGACCGCGGCGGGTTTCCTTCCATGAGATTCTTTGCGGCGGTCATATACGGGTCGATTTGGAAAAAGGAGATGCCGTGATCCGAATAAAGCCGCTGGTGTAGTCGGCAGGCGCGCAGAACGAAACGGGGAAACCCGAAACCGCCGCCAGCAAGGTACCTGCGGATGCCCGTTTCCTTCCGGAGCATGTCGTGAAAGCCGGGATGCGCGGGTTCTTCCAAGATTACCACGCGGCAGCGCCTCATGTGTTTTTCCATTAGGCAGAGCATCTCCGCCCGGTGGGGACCTAAGGCGATCGTGATTACGCGCACGGTTTGTTCCCGCCGGTCGGAAGGTGGGGGCGGGGCAGGAAAAGCGCGCCTGCCAGGCCGACGAGGGAGACCGCGGCCGCCAGGGCGAAAGCCCAGGAAAAGGTGTGGGTCTGATCGGCGATATAACCGCCCACCGCGGGGCCGATAGACTGACCGATGCCGAAGAAAAGGGTGATAAAGCCAAGCCCCGCGGGCGCCAGGCGTCTGCCTACGTAATCACCGGAAGCTGCGGCGAACACCGTCGGTATTCCGGAGTAGCAAAGACCGAAAATGAACGCAGAGAGGTAAAAGGCGGGCGTCGTCTTGAAAAAGGCGAAAAGAAGGTAGGAGAGGGACAGCAAAAGATAAACCATGGCGGCGCCGTATTTCCGGCCCAGGCGGTCGGAAACGCTGCCCCATATAAGACCGCAGAAGATGTTGAGCGCCCCCACGTACGCCCAGAGGGCACTTGACCGGGCGGCGGTCCAGCCGATTTCGTTTTTCAGGTAGGCGGCAAAAAAGGTCAGGTAGATAACATAAGAAAACCCGAACATGAAATAGATAACGCCGAGATGCCAGACCGTTTTCTGCCGGAAAATCAACCGCCACTGCAATGAACCGGAATCACTTCCCGCGCTGATCTCCCGCTTTTTTTCAGCGGCGGTGATCTCTCCTACCGGCTCAAGACCGATGGATTCGGGCCGCGGGCGCAGGAAAGCGAGGCAGACGCCGCCGATTACCAGCAGGAGTCCTCCCAGGCAGAACCAGGCATAGCGCCAACCGCCGGCCCCAAAAGTCGTCAAAAGCAGGGGGATAAGAAGCGCGCCGAGCATGGTGCCGACGCCGGTGCCGCTGGAGACTATCCCGGTGGCAAGGCCCCTGTAACGTCTGGAAAACCACACCGATCCGAGCGCCATTGCCGGCACGTAGGCCCCGCCGTGTCCCAGCCCTGTGGCCAACCGCATGGCGAAAGCCCATTGAAAGGAATGGGCTA
This window of the Bacillota bacterium genome carries:
- a CDS encoding MFS transporter, which encodes MKSHIDVVSGGIQVKTAGLRLHYGWIIMFLGMLTALGAHGFGRMSYTLILPAMRDGLALTYTQAGLLGTGNFIGYMISAFCGGFIAAKYDSRYLMSFCLGIMGITMFLTGLAHSFQWAFAMRLATGLGHGGAYVPAMALGSVWFSRRYRGLATGIVSSGTGVGTMLGALLIPLLLTTFGAGGWRYAWFCLGGLLLVIGGVCLAFLRPRPESIGLEPVGEITAAEKKREISAGSDSGSLQWRLIFRQKTVWHLGVIYFMFGFSYVIYLTFFAAYLKNEIGWTAARSSALWAYVGALNIFCGLIWGSVSDRLGRKYGAAMVYLLLSLSYLLFAFFKTTPAFYLSAFIFGLCYSGIPTVFAAASGDYVGRRLAPAGLGFITLFFGIGQSIGPAVGGYIADQTHTFSWAFALAAAVSLVGLAGALFLPRPHLPTGGNKPCA